The window CAGCACCACCGCGGGGATGAAGAACATCTCCAGGTTTTCGAGCGGATCTTCGATCAGCCGGGTGTACATGATCGGCGGCGAGTAGCCCCACCACAGCGACGGAAACACCACGATCATGGTGCCCAGCCAGAAGCTCGGCACGGCCATGCACATGATGGCGAAGCTGCGCACCAGGTAGTCGCTGACGGTGTCCTGGCGCAGCGCGGAGTAGACGCCGATCGGCAGCGAGATCAGGTTCGCAATGACGAACGCGATCAGGCCGAGCTCCAGGGTCACCGGCCACCGGATCGCGATGTCGCGCAGCACCGGCGTGTGGCGCCGGAACGAGGTGCCGAAGTCGCCTTGCAGGAGTCCGCTCACGGTGCCGTCCGCCTGCGGATACACCCCGATCCAGCGGCCGTACTGGGCATGGATCGGCACGTCGAGCCCGTACTTCTTCATCAGCTCGCCACGCGCTTCTTCCAGCGATGCCTGCGATACGCCGATCTCCTGCATCTGGGAGATTTCGGCGTCCACGATGTCGCCCGGCATGAACCGGATCACGACGAAGATCACGAAGCTGACGATGAACAGCGTCGGAAACGTGAGCAGGAGCCG of the Spirochaetaceae bacterium genome contains:
- a CDS encoding ABC transporter permease, which translates into the protein MRAYIIRRLLLTFPTLFIVSFVIFVVIRFMPGDIVDAEISQMQEIGVSQASLEEARGELMKKYGLDVPIHAQYGRWIGVYPQADGTVSGLLQGDFGTSFRRHTPVLRDIAIRWPVTLELGLIAFVIANLISLPIGVYSALRQDTVSDYLVRSFAIMCMAVPSFWLGTMIVVFPSLWWGYSPPIMYTRLIEDPLENLEMFFIPAVVLGLAMTGGTMRMTRTMMLEVLRQDYVRTAWAKGLKERAVVMRHAIKNAFIPVITLIGYTLPVMIGGAVIIEQIFSLPGMGRLLVDATLTRDYTVVSGIMLVFGLGMVLINLAVDLTYGFLNPKVRP